The Apium graveolens cultivar Ventura chromosome 10, ASM990537v1, whole genome shotgun sequence nucleotide sequence ACTAAATAGCCAACTTGCTTTAGTTTTTGAGTTCTTTTTTagtttgaaaaaaaatatactcaAACGACCAGATTTGATTTtcattaaaaatataatatgGACATAGAGTTGTATGTACCTACTACATCCGTACCTCTTTTGTTTTTAAAGCTTAATTTCGTTATCATTTCCCGAAAATATATACGATGGTGCTGCACAAGCGTGATCCGGGATGGATCCAAAAATATAATTTTACGAGGATAATGagtaaattttgaaaaaaaatatttttattatttcaaattTTATGAATACACTtacatataatttttaaaatttaataataaaaagtGTAAAATTCGTGTCCTTACTAAATCTGCTGCGATGCTCCCTCAACATTAGTTTAGATTAGGGGTGTACAGACCAACCGCTCAACCGTATCCAACCGCCTAACCGTTCGCAACCGAACCGTATTTGCGGATAATCGCGAAACGCGGATTGAttgtggatttaaattttaaaaacagctcattcgcggtttggacgcggtttgaaattcttgaaaatcgcaaaatcgcaaccgcaactcggaacatatatttataataaaatatattttcaaaaatatagttgatatcatataaattaataagtatacatATTTATTAACTAATTTTAGGTTAATGTTAATACTTCATTCATAAGattcacaatcattataagatatataaccaaaTAAATGAAAAATGTAATTAACATGTAACTTTTTTTATCTTGTTATTTTTTCTTTCTCTCGCCTCCacatttttgtatgtttttaatatccTTGCTCCACACAGAAcattagtttatattttatttttgaatgtaatttatcacgtaacttaaacttcaatttattaatattttgaatttatttttttgcaaattattaattattttaaaataagtggttaAACCGCAAGATTCTAAATAATTGCGGTTAACCGCAACCGCATTTGACGCGGTTAACCGCGGAtgacaattttctaaaaccgCTCTTTGTggtttggttcgacttttacGCCAAAATCGATCCGATTCGAACCGCAAACACCCCTAGTTTAGATGTTGAGACTAAAAAGAAAATAATTGTGGAtgacaattttctaaaaccgCTCTTTGTggtttggttcgacttttaccccAAAATCGATCTGATCCAAACCGCAAACATCCTAAATTAAATGTTGAGACTGAAAAAGAAAATAAAGGACAGATGTGTTTTTCACTAAAAATGTACAATCACTGTCTCGTTTATTGTGAAAATGACAACCTGAAATTGTAGTATAACATGATTGATGTTCGAACTCGGCTCCGGGCTCTACTAGTACTCACCCTTGTTAACAAAATATATCTATCTGtcaaaatttcttttaaaaattcCGGCATGTTCATATTTTGTGTGCGCCTAATTGTGGACAAAACGCTTGTTAACATCAATAATAACTGGCAACTAACAACATAAATACTGTGAGAGTGAGCAACACTGAAATCGTGAACATCAACGCAGACATCGAAACAATTCCTCTACAATGACTGTGGAGTTGCTTTCAATGGAAAACTAGAATGTTCATTTAAGAAACTACAAGTTAAAAACAAGTAATACATCGAACAAAAAACAGATAGACAGGTTTTTTTATAAGTATCCAAAAATTGGTTGTcaaacactactagaaaaaataacttatactccctctgtccctctcatttgtttacatttttttttggatatctcttccaattgtttacatttcaaaacttttcaaaaatagtaaagtttttataatttttaaaataactacatccactattTCTCTTTACTATACcctttttatatatataataataaatggtcccactactttactaacttttttaactttccaccactactttatcatttttcttaaacttcgtgtccaacccaaatgtaaacatttgggagggacggagggagtacgtCATTTAAAAACCTTCGCCAATAATGTTAGTAATATTTGTCAAAATAActgatatctaaatttcttttaATATCGATCGTTTGAGCAGCAGATATCTAAAAACCAATATTTATTTACAAAATTCTAATAATATAAAGTGGGAGCAGTGTTAAAATATAATACAAAAACCTTAGAATAACTCTTATTCGACTTCTTATCACTCTCACTCTACTAAAACAAATTAATCGTGAACTTCTGCCAACCCCCATTTATGATGGACACAAATGGGAAAGTTATTCAAAACTCTCTTATGCCATCCACAAGGAGAGGGTTACTCACCGGTAGAGATGTACAAAAGGTCCACCGGGCCGGATTTTTATCGCACCTTAAAAAATCCGGGGTTTGACTGAGCCGGGTTTTCTGGCTTTGACTTTGACCGAGCCGGACTTTCCGAAAATGTCAGAGTCCGTTTAGACCCTCGAAGTgggcctaaccgggctttttttGTCAGATCGGATCGAGCCGgacttttttctaatttaaatcggatcgagtattattagagattccgaaaAATACATAcgttagcaactagatcatcgtaaaaatttattagtttatatgtaatattttattaaaacattacttcgttgaaaacatttaagttcagtaaaaaataaacatatttatagaataatatgttttattattgttatgataacaatgatatccaaatatatagtgtacttattatattttctttaattatatATGCTACGAAATATATGAATAATATTACTAATcacaaatatataaatatatatgtatttaaagtattatttatatttatagtaaatttgaatttataaatatataagaaaatatattagaataatcagattataatCGGACTTTTTCGGGTTTTTAATGGGGTCGGGCCGGCCCGAAACCCAGGCTTTTAACTGGGTCGGGCTGGGtcgggctttgcctaaaaatataggggCCGTCGCGGCCCAAAGCTCCTGCCGGATGCGGATTTTGACCGGGCCGGGTTTGACCGGATCGGGCCAGGCCAGATTTTCGGGCCCGAATTTTCTGTGCATCTCTACACACCAGTCACCACTATGACATCCCCCATTTAATTATGAACACGAACCTTAAGAGCAATGTTAAAATATGGTACAAAAATTGCATAAATTTGTAGACGATGGTGAGTTATAAAAATtacattttaaatttttttaataaattcgTTACACAACaaaattaacaaataatttaACTAATTAGAGTAATATTTTACAATCTAACGTACGAACTGAGAAGACCCTGGTGAAGAAATTGAAATAATGATAAAAAATCTCAATTTTGAAATTTAATTAtccaaaatatttaaaaatacggAACAATGCCCAAAATATCCGTTGAATACGCATGTGCGACAtataaattcatttttttaattacAAAGAATACACATCTTGTAAGAGCGCATTCCTTTTATATTTTAAATGAACATGCACTATAAGAAAAATGTCTAGTAGCGATCGACTATCAGCGACCGCAGTTGGTCGCAAAGGTTTATCAACGACCGAAAACGGTCTCGACTGTTTGTAGCAGAAAAACTGGTCGCTGTAATACACATTGGCGACGTATTTTAGCGACCAAGTACTTTAGCGACGACTATCAGCGACCGTGCGGTCGCCAATCATAGTCAGCATCATCTTGCCATGTCGCCACATGTCTACGACGAAAATAGCGACCGTAGCCAGTAGCTACTACGGCGACCAACATGAGCAACCGGCGGTTGTCGCAAATATTTGCGACAGGGTTTAGCGACCAACGTCGTCGCAACTTTTGGCGACCCGTTTTAGCGACCGATCGTCGTTTCCAACTTTCGCGACAATGTTTTAGCGGTTGTATTCTGTCGCTAATTTGTAAAACAATTGCTACTGGTTTTGCTACGGATTGCGGTCGCTATTCTTAGCGACCAACATTAGCTACCATTTTTGGTCGATGATGTATGTTTTTTATGGTATATATTAGTAGCAGTTACAGCTTCTGGTCGCtgatatttaatttttaaaataatatagtTTTGCTGTTTTATCaaatttcccaaattttaaacctgCTTTGTAAAAATACAATTACAACAAAAAAATGTACTAAACATAGGAATTATCCCAACATAAACATAACAAATACAAATTTTCGAATCCACTGATTGAACAAAATAAAAAGTTCACACAATCTTAAACAACATAATCCTTGAAAATTGCATAATCCTTAAAGATCACAACCATAGGTTCAAGTATTGTCTAAGTACGAAAGTacattttataattataaatgcCTTCATAAAATCCTAAGATGCGCCAAACTCGTCATCCTGATCATGATGTTGCTGGTGTGATCCCTACATTTAAAAGATATAATTTAACAAAATACATGTTTATGGTATATTTAAGATAATATCAATGAAATAATCCTTCCTAACTGAGCAATATGGGTTTAGATGTTTGATTACCTCATCACCATCGCTCTGCAGTGATGCTGTTGCCGCAGCCACTGCACGAGCTAACTCCTCAGAGCGCAAAGCTGTTAAATGCCCTGCAAGTGTAAGAAGAAGCTCGGGATTCTGGCAAATAGCCCTCACACAATCAGCTGCACAATCAGCTGGAGTATGAGAAGATGGATGGCTCCATGACTGTGAAGACTGTGTGCTCCCAGAACCATAAATGGATGGGCGTCGTCGCTGGCCTTGACCTTTAACATAGTTCTTCTTAACTTCTGAAGCAATCTCCCACAACTTCTGATCAAAATCTGGACGTTCAGTGCCTCCGGGATAACGCTCATCAAATAAACGACGATAAGTTTCCTGCCATCATATTAACAATTAGTCTCAATCACTACTACAAAATGGAATATACACTACTTCAAATTTGAACTTGGGACACACTACTTGCATAACGTTTTTTTCAATATCCTATACAAGGGGGATACTTAAATAATGTTTATAAAAAAAATGCTATGCAAgaaatattcaaaaaaattaaaaagaattatAAAATAGAAAAAAGGAACTAACATAGCGTTTAACTATGAAGCGCTGTTTAAGATTTAAGTTCGATAGTGGTTACCAAAGCGCTCTACAAGATAGTGTGTTTTAAGTAATTGTtatttttttttacatttttttaatcACTAACATAGTGTGTTTAGAAGCGTTATCTTAGTAAATGTATCCTAAGATTCAttccttttttatttttaatctaAGTAGGATATTTTTTATGTAATTGATGGAGAATTGGAGATATAGTTTCTTCCCCCTATTTTCCCTACAAACACGTTTCATCTCCATGTTCAAGGGAATAAATTCATCTTCATGTCTGGAGGGGAAGTTATAATTTACAGCTATTCACACTTCTTCGCAGGTACTCGGTGGCATGGAGAACCTGAATTCACACTTCTTCGCACTCCAGGTCAATTTTATGtagttttatttttttaagtttaaaacTTTAAATTGACTTGCTATATCCTAATATATGTCCTATAACTAGACTTGTTGTTGACACAATCCTGGTAGACATGTTGTTGACAGAGAAAGTCCTTGGTTACTGCATTTTCTTAACTACTTTTATTTCTAATAACCTACTATTCTATGATGATTTTTGGAAAAGTCTAATCATTAGAAATCAATTTTAACAACATTGACCTAATGTTTGCAGTGGTTAATATTTTCTATTCTAATTTAATTTTTCACATATATTCTAAGTTGAGTAGTTAACATTCTATTGAGCTGTGAACTATGAAGTATACTAACATGGTATCCTGTCTTTTAGAAATTTAAATACTGCAGCTAAAATAAGAATTTTTACCTAAAGCCTTAAAGTAATATAAAGTATctttaaaatttatatttgttACTAAAAAATTATAGCCTTTATTGTATCTCTAGTTCCCGGTATATATTTTTGTATAATCAAGAGTAATAAAATttaatgatttttagaattaattgatTTCATATGTGTTGTTAGTTTAGTTTTTACAAAAATCTGAGTTAATATGAATTTTCAGTTCTTTTAACCCTAAACACAACTAATAAAATGATAGAAAATGAAGTTGAATTTACTAAATAATTTAAACTTATTACCGCTATGTTTTTAGCTTCCGATAGGCCGTCATGAGTGGCCACGTACACATCCAACCAGTCAAAATATAATCTCATTATTGCTAAGTAAATATGTGATATTCTATATATTGCACGACAGTAAATAAATTAAAACTATTAATATATACCCTCGCACAGATATGTTGTAACTGGGAGATACTGCCGCCTTTGTAGGTACCTTTGGCCTTCTCCCCAACAGGTACACCTGCATACATATTGCTGGAGGCAGTAGCACGCTTCTTTAACCACTTCTCGTCTCTCCATTGTTCACACATCTGAGCCCATATATCAGGAGAGCACCACCAGGGACTATACTCGTGCATGTACAACACTCCACCTCCTGGTTCATCTTCACGGTCAATTTCAGCATCGGTTATGGCTTTATCACGTTCTTTTGAAAGATTGTCTTTCGTGCGAGCTGCACACTTATGCCAGAAAAGAGCTGATATCGATGGACCCTGCTCATCCGTCCACCTATAACGTTTCTACATTAAAGATACAACAAGATAAATTATAAGTTAATTTACAAGACATGAGAAAATATTAGGAAACTAAATATAGCATGTTGTTACAGATTATCGAGTTTATAGGACAAAATAAAAGCAGAGGTCTAATTATAAAATCTACATAGTTGCTAGTCTAGTCTAGTGCTGACTGACTCTGTGTTTTGAACTCATTGGCCAAAAAAGTACCCTATAATTCACAGGGAAAAATTAGGAGTGCCTATGTAACTGAGACATAAGCACCACATCAATTAACAAAACTTGATCCTCTCCAACGAGGAAGTAGCAAGAATTATAGAAAATAACTCTGTGTAATAGCTACAGAAAACAAATGTATAATAACAGTAGTTGTAATAACAGAGGAACGGTCTGTTTCGACAGTCAcataaaatgaaaatatattttagAATAAATGGTTGCTGCAGTTACAGTATTTCTCAAATGTGTAATTACTTGACATATCTCTCCCACATGCAAAAGTTTGATGTACTACATTTATATTGTAATTACTTGACCTATCTCTCCCATTAGGTTCTTGCCATCAGGACCTAATGTTGCTGCAATAAGAATTCCTACTGCAGTAGCAATATCATGAGAATGAAAGAAATGGAAGGACCAAAATATAAACCCTGTGTATTGAAAGATAACGTTGTAGGTAATCAGGCTTTGTGACTTAACATTAGGAAAAATAAATATAACAACTACTTAATCATTGCATGCTTGCAATATTTTTACCAAACTGAAATTTTGCTGGTAACACAGAAGTATCTTGCTTTCATTGTgattttatgaaatttatgtATATGATAGGTCTTTTTTAGTTTTGGTTCATTATATGTCCTGCATTACAACTCCAACTAGATAAAATCTTTACGGCACTATACTGCTATCAAAATACCAGATAGTAATACAAGGCATGTACATGCCAGAGAAACTACATATAACAAGCAGAAGTAAAATTAACAGTAGTATTTGTGGATAGTAACCAAGTGATAATAATTTTGATACATTAGTAAAGACTAAAGTAATATAGTCAGGTTCTAAAATTAAGCTATAATGCACAGTCGTAGAGTAAGAATAAGGGGCATATATATAGTCATTAGTATTCTGAAAATCTTCAGGCAGTTTAATTTCTCGGATCATCTCGCTACTCAATTCAAAAAATGCAACTATTCAACCACATGTAGTTGCACACCGTATGAAATATGCAGCGCCATTTACCAACCTGGCCCttggatatggcttgatttctgATATTTACCAAAATAATGAATGTTACGTCGAGAAAATTTGTAGCTAGTCATAAATTCTGAAAACTTCCAACTATCAGCATTTAGACTATAAATATCAATGTAGTACATGTCATTAGTATTATTTTACACAGAACAGACTAGCAATCTCAAATCCCTAGCAAGTTTTTCTTAAACCAGCATTCTCATGATCACGagctgaaaggaatatgtcctaagtccaatcgtgtattaggatttaggaataacttttatgtaatctgttttgatttcattgatattaataaagacttgttttgtttttattatgggttttatctatttaagtgtttaaataagatataccatagtttagagtaaagctttttatggattatgatgagatcataataatgagacctaaaaagatgataactctaaacttaaatagttcctggtcataggattactaactggtaattaataatccgcaaagatcggtacatactatccttgcttcattatgaaggatgtctgttctcatagacatttgtgtggtgacactatagctagtatgtaggtgcttattatagaataagttcactgaacatgactcgcacagctgaacaactgatggagttcactcacgtgtcagcagttgttcacatagtgatggttgtacaaatatccttagacttgaggtcatcatagtcatcttgtgtacactgaactatgctttggtttagttcttagtctccagggacaattattagggctcttctaggtatagaaatttgtacacgaagatagtgtatgatcaataaaggatctaccccttccagtgaaggaagcgaatgttcaaggctgatccgcttatgctagttcaggaatctctggccagagtgaatgaaattagaaaggagtttctaatttgtatagaactacgcatagtaaatggtaagcaagtgattgaattagataggcttgacacgagatccatgccttgtatttaatcgggacattgtagggtagaaggagtttattgtacggtgactattcactgacaggttcttggtattctaagcagtgaattcatattatccggatagtcgcgatatgttgagaagcatcactcacgatgtagaataaatgtgattaattaattaatcatatttaataaattagagaatttatataaataatgataaaatagttttattattatttatttctactaccgacttaatattgaacctacagagtcacaccataaaaagataatgatttaatggtggaggaattaattaataatggctaataattatttatttatgaaataaataattatttatttatgaaataaataattaattggcaaatttaataattgattaaatgagatttaattgattataaattaattaagaaaagttcttaatattattaattaaaggatttaatttttgaaaattaaatcaagagagagaattatttctaaagtgtttagaaaaaggattaataattaaaaggtgttttaattattaatgagaataataaatgggataataataataatattatttatgggaaaatttcagctgaaaattttgcctataaatacactattatagaccctattttattcgaacccacatctaacccgaaaacccaaaaagtttggaaaacccaattctctccacctccttcctcctcatTAACATggttttcttggtggataccggtggagtgcttcacacttgaggagcaactgctaaggatctctgatcgttgtctccgaattattttaaaggttagattcgatccctcgaatttttattcacgatttatatgcttttatttggattttatatgtgtaaaagtgttttgccatgaccccgctgcgttaaaaatccaacacgaGCAAACAAACTAAACTAACCAAGTTCCATCTGATTGATAATAAAAAAACGAAATCTCAAAAGATAGCAAAATAAAATCACCCTTTAATTTTAGACAGAACAGACTAGCAAATTCAAGAAATACTACAAAAACTTGAAAACAATTGAATCTTTGCCACTAGGGCTCGActcttatcaacaaaatctttcACTTGAAAAACCAAATTCAAGATACATAAAAAAACTTAAAAAGATTGAATATCTACAAACCTTCCAGAAAGCATATTATTACCTAACACCTATACATGATATTACTAGCTTATATCCTTAGCACCTATAAATGGATACTATTATTTGGGTAAGAAAACCAGCAGTTAATGCACTAATGTATATAACATAACTGATATACCTGAAATTCAGCCCATACTGCATTTTTGTGGATAACAGGTGTGCTAGCCCAAGTAATTGCAGGAGTAGGCCAATTCTGAAGACACAGCTGAGAGATGCACTTTACAATTTTAGGACCTGTAAAATCACTATCATACATAACATTTTGTCATTAAAAATGGTAAAATTTTAACACTAAAATTGGAACAAAAAAATGCTTATAGTAATTGATACGTACGTGCTATTAGGACCTGGTCGAAGCTGAATAAGAGTTCGCTCATCTGGGTTAGTAGGGGCCTTAGGAATATGATTGGGCACCCTTCCCATGCCCCGACATAAGTAGGGAATTAACAATAAGTATAATATAAACACCAATCCATTAGTGTATATAAATATACTCGGCCAAGCAAAAATTATATTTGCCATCAAATGATCAAATAACATATATGTCTATAAGTGATATCTCTGCACTTTTTTCAAATGACATATATATCTCGAGATTAATTCTAATATTCACACACATTATGAGTAATCAAGAAGAACTAGTACTTATAATATAGCATATTTGTGTTATATATGAAATACAGTAATATGAATAGCCATATCGATACTGCTAAAACTTGTAGCTGCCATtttatttggatgtttaaaaccTTTAAGTGTTAGTGTCTGAGCCAGGATTATCTTCTCCTGCAGATTCATAACCATCATCTTCGTCGGTACCAGAGTCGGTATCACTGTCGGTTAATAACTCCTCTTCTTCTAATTCAATGTCATCTGGTACAAGAATTAACTCTGAATCTATTTCACGTGGATCATCTCCTCCATCTAACTCGATTACTTCATTATCATCCACTTCTATCACGGTTGGTCTATTTAGCATCTGCTCTTGGTAAATCTCCCCATCAACTACTTCCTCACGTCTACGTGCGGGAGTGTGTATTACTACCTGCCAATCTGCAGGTGGCCTATCCCTTTTTCTACCAGGACTAGGAGTATAGTATACTTGTGTTGTTTGAGTTGGTAAAACAAACGGTTCATTAGAGTACGCAGACTTGTGGTGGTCAATGTCAATAATATCATGTTTATCAACATGTTTCCCTTTTTCTGAATCGAACCACCGACATTTGAATAAGTTAATATGACCCCCGTACGTACCCCTGTACGAGAACTCTATGATTTCCTCCAACTCCCCATAAAAGGATTGATTAAGCTCATTGTAACAATCTCCTTGGACACACACCCCTGAGTTTATTGTTCTCTTACCGTGCCCATATGCCTTGGTATGAAAATTATAACCATTCACTTTGTAACCATTACGAATCACTTGGTCCTTGTCTGGTCCCATAGCTAGGGCATGTATATTCGCCGGAATCATGGATCCAGCGGTCAAAGCCTACAAATGCTTCATGTTTAGTTAATGTATATGACTGGAATGTTAATAGAGTGTATATTTATTCTTAATTAAAGAATTGAACTTACCTTGTCCTTCATCCAAAGTGCAAATTCTTTATAACGATTGATTTGAATATCTTTATCAGTAATGTTTGGATTCTTCACTTTTAACTCATCATCATATGAtctataaaataaattttcaaaatatatACATTATTTTTTACACTATATagttaatttaattataatttactGTTACTAGATAAGTTAAATACAACATATCAATACATAAACGAATTACATGTGTACCTCACATATTCATCAATCTCCTCGCAGTTGAGAAGAATATAAGTGTGTGCAGCATGTAAATCTTTCTCAGATAGGAATATGCGCTTCCCTTTTCCGTAAGTGCGTCCTGGTAGACCAAATATAGCGGCGCCCATTTAGTTCAACATTCCCGCCATCATCATTTCTCAAGACTCGATTGGCCTTTGTCAAGACTTCGTCCGGAAAATAGTCAGAGACAAAAGTAGATATCTCGTTGAAACTGTATGCTTCACAAATTGACCCTTCCACACAAGCTCTATTCTTCACTGCCCTCTTAAGCATTCCCATCAGCCTCTCAAAA carries:
- the LOC141691955 gene encoding uncharacterized protein LOC141691955, giving the protein MIPGPKSPGKNLNVYLRPLIDELKVLWKDGVQTWDVATKTNFNLKAALMWTISDFPSYGMLCGWSTHGKLACPYCMERTKSFTLPKGRKPCWFDCHRRFLPEYHPFRTNRKNFRKGKVENDIPAPRLSGTDMRSCVMRLPDVPFGKNDKKIIGFGESHNWVRKSIFWELPYWSTNLIRHNLYVMHVEKNVFDNLFNTIMNTGKTKDNDAARLDIKIFMDMHQTLQAFRDVLYKSIWDVVTELSRFFNDLCSKTLHEKAVSTLEKNIIEIKCKLEKIFPPGFFDSMEHLTIHLLYEALVGGPVQYRWMYHFERLMGMLKRAVKNRACVEGSICEAYSFNEISTFVSDYFPDEVLTKANRVLRNDDGRTYGKGKRIFLSEKDLHAAHTYILLNCEEIDEYVRSYDDELKVKNPNITDKDIQINRYKEFALWMKDKALTAGSMIPANIHALAMGPDKDQVIRNGYKVNGYNFHTKAYGHGKRTINSGVCVQGDCYNELNQSFYGELEEIIEFSYRGTYGGHINLFKCRWFDSEKGKHVDKHDIIDIDHHKSAYSNEPFVLPTQTTQVYYTPSPGRKRDRPPADWQVVIHTPARRREEVVDGEIYQEQMLNRPTVIEVDDNEVIELDGGDDPREIDSELILVPDDIELEEEELLTDSDTDSGTDEDDGYESAGEDNPGSDTNT